The Lipingzhangella halophila genomic interval AGTTGGACACCCCGAGCGCTCCGACCTTGCCCTCTCTGACCAGATCGGCGACCGTGCTCAGGGTCTCGGCCAGCGGTGTGTCGCGGTCCGGCTGGTGCAGGTAGAGCAGGTCAACGCGATCGGTACCGAGGCGGGAGAGGCTGCCCTCCAGGCTGGCGCGCAGGCCGGCCGCCGAGAGCGGAGCGTTCTCCCCGGCGTCGGGGTGGGCTATCCCGGCCTTCGTGGCGAGCACGACCCGGTCCCGGCGCCGCGGCAGCAGGTCGCCGAGGATCTCCTCGCTGGCTCCGCCGGCGTAGCCGTTGGCGGTGTCGACGCTGGTGACGCCGGAGTCCAGGGCGAGGTCGAGCATGCTCGCGGCGTCGGCGCCGGTCACCGTGTCCCCGAATGTCATGGTGCCCAGAACGGTTGCCGACATCGGCCTACCGATCCCGGGCAGCTCCACTGGGGCCAGCGCTGTGCTGGTCGGGCTCGCGGTCATCGCGTACCTCCTTCGCGAGATCCCGGAGCCGCTGCGCTCCGGGGAGGCTCGCGCCTCGTGGGTAGCGGTGGCGGTTTCCGGCGCGGGTCCTGCAACTTCGGATCACTGTGCCATGATTGCGCGTTTCACGCAATGAAAGTAGTTTGTTCTACGCAAGAAGTTGCGCATCTCTGCCACTCGGACCGCACCCATGCGCTCCGAGCGGGAACCCAGCGCCGAACGAGGAGGACCCGAATTCGATCTCTGCGGGTTACGCGCGCCCTTGTCTACCCAATTGACCAGCCTAGAGCGGCAAAGGCCGGCACCGCCCCGCGCACTCCCCGGCCGCGTGGCACGGATCGCGCCCGCTGCACCCACCCCACGGCGCACCAGCCACCAAACTGCGTATAGCGCGCAGTTTTGGATTGGCACCGCCGGAGGCTGGACACCTCACTAGGACTGGCCGCCCCGGCACACAGACCAACGAAAGGCTGATCATGACCACCGACACCCCGTTAGTCGCCATCACCATGGGCGACGGCGCCGGAATCGGCCCCGAGGTCACCGTCGGCGCGCTGCTCGACGAGGCGACCAACCGGCGGTGCCGCCCCGTCGTCATCGGCGACCTCGCGCGGCTGCGCCAGGCCGCCCGGATCTCCGGGGCGCACGCCGAGTTGGTGGCCGTCGACCGCGTCGCCGACGCCGTGTTCGCCCCGGGCCGGATCAACGTGCTCGACCTGGGGCTGCTGCCCGAGGACCTGCGGTGGGGCGAGGTGCAAGCCGCCGCGGGCGAGGCCGCGTACCAGTACGTCCGGGTCGCCAGCGAGCTCGCGGTGGCCGGCGAGGTCCAGGGGATCTGCACGGCCCCTCTGAACAAGGAGGCGCTGCACGCGAGCGGTCACGTATTTCCGGGCCATACCGAACTCTTCGCGCACCTGACCGGAACCGAGGAAGTGTCGATGATGCTGTCGACGTCCACGATCAAGGTCATCCACGTGACCACACACCTCGGGCTGATCGACGCCGTGGCCCGGATCAACCCCGGCCTGGTGGAACGGACCGTGCGCCGCGGCCACGCGGCGGTGCGCGACTCCGGGGTGGCCGACCCGAGGATCGGCGTGTGCGGGATCAACCCGCACGCGGGAGAGAACGGGCTGTTCGGGTACGGCGAGGAAGAAGAGAAGGTCGTCCCGGCGATCGGCACCCTGCGGGCCGACGGGATCAACGCACACGGCCCGCTCCCGGCCGACACCGCGTTCTTCCTGGCCAGTAGGGGTGACTACGACCTCATTGTGGCGATGTACCACGACCAGGGGCACGCCCCGGTCAAGGTCCTCGGTATCGAGGAGGGCGTCAACATCACCGTGGGGCTGCCGGTCATCCGCACCTCGGTGGACCACGGCACCGCGTTCGACATCGCGGGTAAGGGGGTAGCCGCCGTCGGTAGCATGATCGAGGCCCTGCGCCAGGCGGCCGAACTGTCCCCCGCCCCGTCCACGAGAGGACACCCATGTCCCGCGGAACACGGGTCCGTCGCGACGCCATCGTCAAACTCGCCACCACGACCGGACTAGCCAGCGTGGAGGAGCTTTCCGCCCGGTTCGGGGTCACCGCGTCGACCATCCGGCGCGATCTCGCCCAGCTTGAGTCCGACGGCCAACTGGCGCGCACCTACGGCGGCGTCATGCCGCTGGTGGCCCACCCCGAGGCGTCGCTGCGGCAGCGCCTCGGGGAGGCGTTCGAGGCCAAGCGCGCGATCGCGACGTGGGCCGCGGCGCGGATCGGCACCGGAGAGACGATCCTGCTCGACTCCGGGTCGACCACCGGGGCTCTGGCGCACGAGCTGCGGCCCGCGCACGACCTGACCGTGGCCACCACCGGGCTGACCGCGCTCCAGGAGCTGGTCAACGCCGAGCACGTGCGTGTGGAGTGCCTCGGTGGCACGCTGCGCCATCTCAGCCAGGGCTTCATCGGACCGCTTACCGAGGATGCCCTGGCCCGGATGACCTTCGACCGGGTGTTCCTCGGCGCGGACGCGGTGACCGCGGAGGACGGAATCTGCGAGGCCACCCTGGAACAGACGCGCCTCAAGGAGATCATGGCCCGGCGTTCCGAGCGGGTGTACGTGCTGGTGCACGCCGCCAAACTGGGCAAGCGCCCGTTCCACGCCTGGGCCAGGATGCCCGAGAGCTGGACCCTGGTGACCGACTCCAGCGCCGAGGACTCCGCCGTCCGGCCGTTCGCGGCCTCCGGGGTCGATGTCGTGGTTGTGGATCCGGACGGCACCGCACGCTAGGGTCGCGGACTCCCCCGGCCGGACATCCCGGCCGCACTCGCCGGCGGTGTCCGCCGGCTCACCCCTCGGGAGTGTCCTTGGCGCGCAGCGCGTCCAGGACCGGGGCGTACATCCGGGTCTTGATGGTGCCGACCGTGGGGCCGGCCTTGGCCGCCTGGGCCTGGGCGAGCCGCACCGCGGTCGCGCGCACCGCGCTCTCCTCCACGGCATGGTCGACAATGGCGGCGGCACGGGCGTCCTCGCCGCCGTAGCGGCGCGCGGTGATCATGGCCTCGTGGGCGGTCTGCGGCGTGAGCCGGGCCTGGATCAGCGCGGACATCCCCGGTGTGAAGGGGATGTTGATGTCGGCTTCGGGCAGGCACCAGAATCCGCGGTCGGCGCGCATCACGCGGAAGTCGTGGGCCAGGGAGAGCATCGCACCGGCCGCGAAGGTGTGCCCCTGCAGTGCCGCCACTGTGACCACGGGCAACGTCAGCACACGCTCCAGGAGGGAGTGGACACTGGCGACGTAGTCGTGCTGCTGGTCGGGGTGGGCGGCCAGCCAGTCCAGGTCCAGACCGTTGGAGAAGAACTTGCCGGTCGCGGCGGTCACCAGCGCGCGGGGGCCTTCCGCCCGCTCGACCTCGTCCAGCGCCGCGTTGACCGAGGCGAGCCAGTCGGGGTGGAAGCGGTTCTCGCTGTCCCCGATGTCGAGGACGAGGACGTCATCCTGGCGTTCGATGGTGGGCATGGCGGCTCCTTCGACTAAGCTACTCAACGGTAACTCATGATGGATGGAACCGCGCGGGCAACCGGCCGGCCGGTCCGCCCGTCCCGCAGAGCGCCGGCGCCGGTCCACGCGGGGTTCGGCGGAGCCGCGCACCACCCCGCTCCCGCTCCTGCGCGCCGATGGGCGTCCGAACCGTGCGAGTGGGTACCGGTATCCGCAGGGGCCGGCACAGTCTCCGCGTCCGCGGCAAGCCGCGGGGGCACCGTGGGGAAGCGGCCTTCCGGACAGGGGCGGATCCCTCCGCGTGAATCGGCGAACGCGAAACGCTGCGGCATAGGTATATTGGTCATATCATATTTCCAGAGCGTTAAACCAGTCAATATCCGAAGGGGACCATGGACATGGCCCGCAACGACGCGTCCGC includes:
- the pdxA gene encoding 4-hydroxythreonine-4-phosphate dehydrogenase PdxA encodes the protein MTTDTPLVAITMGDGAGIGPEVTVGALLDEATNRRCRPVVIGDLARLRQAARISGAHAELVAVDRVADAVFAPGRINVLDLGLLPEDLRWGEVQAAAGEAAYQYVRVASELAVAGEVQGICTAPLNKEALHASGHVFPGHTELFAHLTGTEEVSMMLSTSTIKVIHVTTHLGLIDAVARINPGLVERTVRRGHAAVRDSGVADPRIGVCGINPHAGENGLFGYGEEEEKVVPAIGTLRADGINAHGPLPADTAFFLASRGDYDLIVAMYHDQGHAPVKVLGIEEGVNITVGLPVIRTSVDHGTAFDIAGKGVAAVGSMIEALRQAAELSPAPSTRGHPCPAEHGSVATPSSNSPPRPD
- a CDS encoding enoyl-CoA hydratase-related protein, with amino-acid sequence MPTIERQDDVLVLDIGDSENRFHPDWLASVNAALDEVERAEGPRALVTAATGKFFSNGLDLDWLAAHPDQQHDYVASVHSLLERVLTLPVVTVAALQGHTFAAGAMLSLAHDFRVMRADRGFWCLPEADINIPFTPGMSALIQARLTPQTAHEAMITARRYGGEDARAAAIVDHAVEESAVRATAVRLAQAQAAKAGPTVGTIKTRMYAPVLDALRAKDTPEG
- a CDS encoding DeoR/GlpR family DNA-binding transcription regulator, with product MSRGTRVRRDAIVKLATTTGLASVEELSARFGVTASTIRRDLAQLESDGQLARTYGGVMPLVAHPEASLRQRLGEAFEAKRAIATWAAARIGTGETILLDSGSTTGALAHELRPAHDLTVATTGLTALQELVNAEHVRVECLGGTLRHLSQGFIGPLTEDALARMTFDRVFLGADAVTAEDGICEATLEQTRLKEIMARRSERVYVLVHAAKLGKRPFHAWARMPESWTLVTDSSAEDSAVRPFAASGVDVVVVDPDGTAR